Below is a genomic region from Lineus longissimus chromosome 16, tnLinLong1.2, whole genome shotgun sequence.
ATTCACAAGGATACTGAAAGAAGGCAAAGACAGAAGGTTCAATGGAGTCCGTGATAATCCTGGCAAATTCTTCATGTTCTGGACTATACAAGGTGGGCCCCTTGCCTAAAATTTTGTTGGAGACCCTATCATGATTAATTTGCTGAGAGTCTAAGAgtgagacactgtcacagcaGTGATTAGGTGGTAATACCAGAGAGAAGTCATAAtagagacatagtcacaatcacAGTAGTTGTCATATCAGAGACACTGTCACAGCCACGATTAGTCACATCAGTTCAACCTTATTTCCTTTTTTGATTTCAGGTGTTTGGATTTTCGTCACGCTTCTACCTACTCTGATCATGCACAGCAAGAAAAGGGACACACCTGTTGGACTCCGAGATTACACTGGATGGTCAATGTGGTTGATTGGATTTCTAATAGAAGTCATCGCTGATTATCAGAAGTCAGCATTCAGGAATAACCCGGATAATGAGGTATGTCTCCATCACACCTGGAGTAGCTTTAGTACCTTTTGCATCTGACTTGTTCATTTCCAGTGCCACTTCTGACATTTTGCTTCTCAAGGGACAGTCTTGTCCTACATTTGAGACATGTACGAATGCGATTACGATTCATTGCCTAACCCTTTCACAAACCTCGTCCCTGTGGCTGCACATTTACCCTTTTACAAAATCTGCTCTTTTTTCCAGGGTAAATTCATCCAAAATGGCCTATGGAGTATCAGTCGCCATCCTAACTACTTCGGAGAGATTCTCCTGTGGTTTGGTCTTTACATCTCGGCATCAAGCACGTTCTCAAAATACGAATACCTCAGTGTTCTGTCACCAGTGGCGGTGGCATTCTTACTAAACAATGTCAGCGGGGTTCCCCTGTTGGAGGCATCAGCCAAACGACGATGGGGAACCGACCCTGGCTACATTGCTTACAAGCGAAGGACGCCAAGCCTTATTCCATTTATTGGATGGCTATAAACGTTACAAGTTATTAAATCATAATTTGCCGATCCCAAAGTGCATTATCAATCGTTGTCGTTGCATGCGATGTAAAATGCAAGAAgcagcaatttaaattgcttgtCAGCGGGCACTGAACACTTAAATATCCTCATGTAAAATTTGTACAGTCGTTTACTGGTGAGAATGTATGTGTATTATTTGTAAGGATACAGTGTGATTTCATATGAAatttattttgattaaaatataGTATACGTCTATGAGAATTCTTGTGTTGGCATTCATTGCAGGGTGATGTCTCTGTTTGCAATTTGAAGATTTGAAAACTGTCGCGTCAACCACGGGTACCTTGACAAAACCTTACATGTGGCTATGGAATAGAAATATGTTGGCTGGTAAATACTGGGAGGCGAGATAGCCTAAGCCGTAGGCAACCACCGCTTCTTACTGATCACTCAGTAACAAGAAAGTATATATCCATTCATAGAATTTATTCATAAACGATATAATActttcacaaaaatttcataaaatcagTAAAAATCACATTCTTTGATTGGCATGACTCGTGGATTATCCACAGCAAAAACTTCGAGTGCCAATTTATCATAAAGTGACACACGTCCATATACGTTATCATCATAAAGTAAACCCACTATTCTTTAATGACACATATATGCTGTCTCTTTTTCCTTTATGTTTAAGTTGAACTCGTACATGTACGAACTTGAACAAAAAAAGTTACAGGATGTACTTCCTCATGCAAAACAAGAAGAGCCAAATATGTTGTAGCAGACCTCGTTAGCAAAACACCCTCTATAAGGACCTATCGACATGACAATTCCTGCCATGATGAAGTTTGATTTTGAGCATCATTCGTTTTGAAATCTCTCAAAATAGCGCAAGTCCTTAAAGGTTTAGTGCACTCTCTTCTTGTACTTAATGATGGGATTGACTGGAGTGTGAATCATCGTTGTATAGTTTATCGTCGGGAAATATCCATCGACCAAATCTAATTCGTACGTCCTCAACAGTATTGACCATATAGCTTTGACTTGCACGTATGCGAAGGACTCTCCAATGCAGCGGTGTCGCCCAGCGCCAAATGGGATGTATGCAAACTTCTCGCTGTTCGAGACTTCCTCTTCCAAGAACCTGAAACGAACGACTGCAATTTGAGAGACAAACTTAACAAAAGTTTACTATCACATTTATATATACTGCAGTCTTTTCCCTGTACCCAGGAACTGGCAGTGGCTCTCGCAGGGCTAGAAAAATAACACACCCAAGTCTTTCGTTCTCGATAGTGTAACTGACATCAAGCTTGAAAAATCTTTATTCAGTTGAGAACAATACTGGGCGATTCGCAGAGTAAATTaagaggaaactggagaccccggaggaaggGACTTTCTCTCAGCTGCCACACGAGTGTGCGGGACCAGCAAAAACAAAAGGAAAGATACTAACCTGTCAGGGTCCCATTCAACATTCTTGGGCCATATCTCCTCCAGTTTCTGATTTACAGTGGGTGACACACAAATCTGATGCCCTTCTGGGATTGTGTAGCCGCCAACTTTCTGAAAACaagaaacagaaaatatttcACCTCATTGTATTGAATCCTGCAGCCAATTTACAGTCTGGGATTTTGATAGACTTTGCACCTGGTACGGCAAACTAACTGGATCAGGGCTTCCAGTAGATCTCGACAAAATTGGAATTCCAAAGGATGATTTTTGTGCAGCACACTATGCAAAAGATGTCACCACTGGTCAAAGAGAACCAGACGCTACATGAATCTTCTCACCTGAGGCGTCTTGCACATtctcatcatggtcatgattgGTGGACGGAGGCGCAGTGTCTCCTTCATGCAGCGCTCAAGGAGGGTGCACTCTTTCAGGGTGCCATACTCGAGAGGGGGCAAGTCCTCTCCACACTTGTGTTTCTGTTCTTCGTAACATTCTTCCTGGAAAGATTTATTCGAACATCTTTAAACCAATAGCAGAACTAATCTTTTTAAACACTTCCATCACAGACCACGTGCACGGCACCCAATCGGCGAATCGCCTTGCCGTACTAGAGTGGGAAATGAATTTCCGATAACAATAAAACCTACATTTTCTATGGCTCTCTAATCATATTATCTTACCTGAATGTGCTTATTTTTTGCCAAGTAAAATCCCAACCACGCACTTGTTGTTGATGAGGTG
It encodes:
- the LOC135500230 gene encoding uncharacterized protein LOC135500230 — translated: MWARAMGNLLVRTAAVDFGIQWVLWVVAAALKTEKFYDLAGSGTFLLLAYQALQWGGTRFPRQSIQSDMVMVWAFRLGAYLFTRILKEGKDRRFNGVRDNPGKFFMFWTIQGVWIFVTLLPTLIMHSKKRDTPVGLRDYTGWSMWLIGFLIEVIADYQKSAFRNNPDNEGKFIQNGLWSISRHPNYFGEILLWFGLYISASSTFSKYEYLSVLSPVAVAFLLNNVSGVPLLEASAKRRWGTDPGYIAYKRRTPSLIPFIGWL